Proteins co-encoded in one Populus trichocarpa isolate Nisqually-1 chromosome 10, P.trichocarpa_v4.1, whole genome shotgun sequence genomic window:
- the LOC7490379 gene encoding LOB domain-containing protein 29: MTLPSDDYKEQISTLVPKQTSFRTSIITSTQISKRHRTMTGLGSSCGACKFLRRKCTSECVFAPYFCYDQAAAHFAAVHKVFGASNVSKLLLHLPVHNRGDAAITISYEALARMRDPIYGCVAHIFALQQQVASLQEEIEILENQMASLTVGVAGFGSSPTISNPNCEMLFSFQQDAMNTQYYQNPQSAQLNHSGYTTGNQTFDGQMNVPLTPLYGWEDQDIFCNSHPRPLERLLEEVDKEIFTYCSWPDSGNIII, from the exons ATGACACTTCCAAGTGATGATTATAAAGAGCAAATCTCAACTCTAGTTCCCAAACAAACCAGCTTTCGTACAAGTATAATCACCTCAACACAGATAAGTAAAAGGCATAGGACAATGACAGGGCTGGGCTCTTCGTGCGGAGCATGCAAATTCCTGCGAAGAAAGTGCACAAGCGAATGTGTGTTTGCACCGTATTTCTGTTATGACCAGGCTGCAGCCCACTTTGCCGCAGTGCACAAAGTGTTTGGTGCAAGCAATGTTTCAAAGCTATTATTGCACCTACCAGTACACAATCGAGGCGATGCTGCTATCACCATATCTTATGAAGCACTGGCTAGGATGCGAGATCCTATATATGGCTGCGTTGCTCATATCTTCGCACTGCAACAACAG GTTGCCAGCTTACAAGAGGAGATAGAAATCCTTGAGAACCAGATGGCTAGTCTCACAGTTGGTGTCGCCGGTTTTGGAAGTTCGCCAACAATCTCAAACCCGAACTGTGAGATGCTGTTTTCCTTCCAACAAGATGCCATGAACACACAATATTACCAGAATCCACAATCTGCACAGCTAAACCATTCAGGATATACAACTGGGAACCAAACTTTTGATGGCCAGATGAACGTGCCACTTACTCCTTTATATGGATGGGAAGACCAAGACATTTTTTGCAACTCTCACCCACGTCCTTTAGAGAGACTCCTCGAGGAAGTTGACAAAGAGATCTTCACATATTGTTCATGGCCGGACAGCGGAAACATCATCATATGA
- the LOC7458129 gene encoding ribulose bisphosphate carboxylase/oxygenase activase, chloroplastic encodes MAATISTVGAVNTAPLALNGSGAGSTVPNSAFFGNSLKKVSSSRFTNSKISPGSFKVVAEYDEKKQTDKDRWGGLVTDMSDDQQDISRGKGMVDSLFQAPQGTGTHNPVLNSYEYLSQGLRTYNLDNNMDGFYIAPAFMDKLVVHISKNFMSLPNIKVPLILGVWGGKGQGKSFQCELVFAKMGINPIMMSAGELESGNAGEPAKLIRQRYREAADIIKKKGKMCCLFINDLDAGAGRLGGTTQYTVNNQMVNATLMNIADNPTNVQLPGMYNKEENPRVPIIVTGNDFSTLYAPLIRDGRMEKFYWAPTRDDRIGVCIGIFKSDKIPKEDIVKLVDTFPGQSIDFFGALRARVYDDEVRKWVSGVGVDSIGKKLVNSREGPPTFEQPKMTIEKLLEYGNMLVQEQENVKRVQLADKYLSEASLGEANQDSIDRGTFYGQAAQQVKVPVAEGCTDPNAANFDPTARSDDGSCTYKF; translated from the exons ATGGCAGCAACCATCTCAACCGTTGGAGCTGTCAACACAGCACCG CTGGCTTTGAATGGCTCTGGCGCTGGATCCACAGTCCCAAATTCAGCTTTCTTTGGCAACAGCTTGAAGAAAGTGAGCTCATCAAGGTTCACAAACTCCAAAATTTCACCAGGGAGCTTCAAGGTTGTTGCAGAGTACGATGAGAAGAAGCAGACCGACAAGGACAGATGGGGAGGCCTTGTTACAGACATGTCTGATGACCAACAAGATATCAGCAGAGGAAAGGGTATGGTGGACTCTCTTTTCCAAGCCCCCCAGGGAACTGGAACTCACAACCCCGTTTTGAATTCTTATGAGTATCTCAGTCAAGGTCTTCGTAC GTACAACTTGGACAACAACATGGATGGTTTCTACATTGCTCCTGCTTTCATGGACAAGCTTGTTGTTCACATCTCCAAGAACTTCATGAGCCTGCCTAATATCAAG GTTCCTCTCATCTTGGGTGTTTGGGGAGGCAAAGGCCAAGGAAAATCCTTCCAGTGTGAACTTGTCTTTGCCAAGATGGGAATTAA CCCAATCATGATGAGTGCTGGAGAATTGGAAAGTGGGAACGCTGGTGAACCCGCAAAGCTTATCAGGCAAAGGTACCGTGAGGCGGCTGATATAATCAAGAAGAAGGGAAAGATGTGCTGCCTCTTCATCAACGATCTTGATGCCGGAGCTGGTAGACTTGGTGGAACTACCCAATACACCGTCAACAACCAGATGGTTAATGCTACCCTCATGAACATTGCTGACAACCCAACAAATGTGCAACTTCCCGGCATGTACAACAAGGAGGAGAATCCACGTGTCCCCATCATCGTCACTGGTAACGATTTTTCAACATTGTATGCTCCTCTTATCCGTGATGGTCGTATGGAGAAATTCTACTGGGCTCCAACCAGAGATGATAGGATTGGTGTCTGCATTGGAATATTCAAGAGTGACAAAATTCCCAAGGAAGATATTGTCAAGCTTGTTGATACCTTCCCTGGTCAATCTATCG ATTTCTTTGGTGCTCTCAGGGCCCGAGTTTATGACGATGAGGTGAGGAAGTGGGTCTCAGGCGTTGGTGTTGACAGCATTGGAAAGAAACTTGTGAACTCAAGGGAAGGACCCCCAACTTTTGAGCAGCCGAAGATGACAATCGAGAAGCTCCTTGAGTATGGAAACATGCTTGTCCAGGAGCAAGAGAATGTGAAGAGAGTCCAATTGGCTGACAAGTACCTGAGCGAGGCTTCTCTTGGTGAAGCCAATCAAGATTCCATTGATAGAGGAACTTTCTATG GCCAAGCGGCACAGCAAGTAAAGGTGCCTGTCGCTGAAGGCTGTACTGATCCAAATGCAGCAAACTTTGATCCAACTGCAAGGAGTGATGATGGAAGCTGCACTTACAAATTCTAA
- the LOC7490380 gene encoding L-type lectin-domain containing receptor kinase S.4 isoform X1 has protein sequence MSQMITLLLFLLFLTSPVFSQLDDLYFPGFNHVTSNMSLNGAAVIEKNGILRLTNNTQHTVGHAFYSSPVKFKNSSNGKSFSFSTAFAFTIVPENPRIRGHGFAFTISTSKELPGALPNQYLGLLNATDSGNFSNHLFAVEFDTVKDYDLHDINDNHVGIDINSVISNKSVPAASFLVNSTTKDLNLCSGRPIQAWVDYDSIKNLLEVRLSSFSKRPVSPILSCKIDLSPLFKDYMYVGFSSSTGLLTSTHYILGWSFSMKGEAKSLSLPSLPSLPGHKMNHTGLILGVSTLATFLIILIVATTFYLSRKMKKADVTEAWELDIGPHRFSYQELKKATKNFRDEELLGFGGFGKVYKGTLPNSNTEIAVKRICHESTQGLKEFLTEIDSIGRLRHRNLVRLLGWCRQQGDLLLVYDFMANGSLDKYLFDNPKTILKWEQRLNIIQGVASGLLYLHEEWEQTVIHRDIKAGNVLLDSELNGRLGDFGLAKLYDRNSNPITTKVVGTLGYLAPELTRTGKPTTSSDVFAFGALLLEVVCGRKPIEPKALPEELILVDLVWDRWKSGAILDVVDPRLNGEFNEHEAVLVLKLGLMCSNNAPNARPPMRQVARFLEGEVALPALVAAPNAYDGKNVNANKVRRELVDHKHSYPVSSNLEKVSTWSFDGDYGDTDIEAGSDSALPSSGGSECK, from the coding sequence ATGTCCCAGATGATCACGCTTCTCttgtttctccttttccttACAAGCCCAGTTTTTTCTCAGCTAGATGATCTCTACTTCCCAGGCTTTAATCATGTTACCAGTAACATGAGCCTAAATGGTGCTGCTGTGATTGAAAAAAATGGCATACTTCGGTTAACAAACAACACTCAACACACAGTAGGTCATGCATTTTACTCATCTCCAGTCAAATTCAAGAACTCTAGTAATGGAAAAAGCTTCTCCTTCTCAACTGCCTTTGCTTTTACTATAGTTCCTGAGAATCCAAGAATAAGAGGTCATGGTTTTGCCTTCACGATATCCACCTCAAAAGAGCTCCCAGGCGCGCTTCCAAACCAGTATCTGGGTCTCCTCAACGCAACCGACAGTGGAAACTTCTCCAATCATCTCTTTGCAGTTGAGTTTGACACTGTTAAAGACTATGACTTGCATGATATAAATGATAACCATGTTGGCATTGATATCAATAGCGTGATATCAAACAAATCCGTTCCTGCTGCATCCTTTCTTGTTAATTCAACAACGAAAGATTTGAATCTTTGCAGTGGCAGGCCTATTCAAGCATGGGTTGATTACGATTCGATCAAGAATCTACTAGAAGTAAGGCTTTCATCTTTTTCTAAAAGACCGGTTTCTCCTATCCTATCCTGTAAGATAGATCTTTCTCCTCTTTTCAAAGATTATATGTATGTTGGGTTCTCTTCATCAACTGGCTTGCTCACAAGCACACACTATATCCTTGGATGGAGTTTCAGCATGAAAGGAGAGGCTAAATCTTtatctcttccttcccttccttCTCTTCCGGGGCATAAAATGAATCACACAGGATTGATTTTAGGTGTCTCAACTTTAGCTACTTTTCTCATAATCTTGATCGTGGCCACGACATTTTACCTTTCCAGGAAGATGAAAAAAGCAGATGTCACAGAGGCATGGGAGCTTGATATTGGCCCTCACAGATTCTCTTACCAAGAACTCAAGAAAGCAACGAAGAATTTTCGAGATGAAGAGTTGCTTGGATTTGGTGGATTTGGCAAAGTTTACAAAGGAACCCTGCCGAATTCCAATACTGAAATCGCAGTTAAGCGAATCTGTCACGAGTCTACACAAGGTTTGAAAGAGTTTTTGACTGAGATTGATAGCATCGGTCGGCTTCGTCATAGAAATTTGGTTCGGTTACTGGGATGGTGTCGGCAGCAAGGTGACTTACTACTTGTCTATGATTTCATGGCTAATGGGAGCTTGGACAAGTACTTATTTGATAATCCTAAAACAATTCTTAAATGGGAACAAAGGCTCAATATTATCCAAGGTGTGGCCTCAGGCCTTTTGTATTTACATGAAGAATGGGAACAGACTGTGATTCACAGAGACATAAAGGCTGGTAATGTGTTATTAGATTCTGAGTTAAATGGAAGACTTGGCGACTTTGGTCTTGCCAAGTTATATGATCGTAACTCTAACCCCATCACCACTAAAGTGGTGGGGACATTGGGTTACTTAGCACCTGAGCTAACAAGAACAGGCAAGCCCACTACAAGTTCAGATGTGTTTGCCTTTGGTGCTCTTTTGCTTGAAGTAGTTTGTGGAAGGAAACCTATTGAGCCTAAAGCATTGCCGGAGGAGCTCATTTTGGTGGATTTGGTATGGGATAGGTGGAAAAGTGGTGCAATTCTTGATGTAGTGGATCCAAGATTGAATGGTGAGTTTAACGAGCACGAGGCTGTTCTTGTGTTGAAACTGGGGCTAATGTGCTCTAACAATGCGCCGAATGCGAGGCCTCCAATGAGGCAGGTTGCGAGGTTTTTGGAAGGAGAAGTGGCATTGCCAGCGTTGGTTGCAGCCCCGAATGCATATGATGGGAAAAATGTTAATGCAAATAAGGTTAGGAGGGAGTTAGTGGATCATAAGCATTCATATCCAGTATCATCAAATTTGGAGAAGGTCAGTACATGGTCCTTCGATGGTGATTACGGGGATACTGATATTGAAGCTGGCTCAGATTCAGCTCTTCCATCTTCTGGTGGAAGTGAATGCAAATAG
- the LOC7490380 gene encoding L-type lectin-domain containing receptor kinase S.4 isoform X2, with the protein MSLNGAAVIEKNGILRLTNNTQHTVGHAFYSSPVKFKNSSNGKSFSFSTAFAFTIVPENPRIRGHGFAFTISTSKELPGALPNQYLGLLNATDSGNFSNHLFAVEFDTVKDYDLHDINDNHVGIDINSVISNKSVPAASFLVNSTTKDLNLCSGRPIQAWVDYDSIKNLLEVRLSSFSKRPVSPILSCKIDLSPLFKDYMYVGFSSSTGLLTSTHYILGWSFSMKGEAKSLSLPSLPSLPGHKMNHTGLILGVSTLATFLIILIVATTFYLSRKMKKADVTEAWELDIGPHRFSYQELKKATKNFRDEELLGFGGFGKVYKGTLPNSNTEIAVKRICHESTQGLKEFLTEIDSIGRLRHRNLVRLLGWCRQQGDLLLVYDFMANGSLDKYLFDNPKTILKWEQRLNIIQGVASGLLYLHEEWEQTVIHRDIKAGNVLLDSELNGRLGDFGLAKLYDRNSNPITTKVVGTLGYLAPELTRTGKPTTSSDVFAFGALLLEVVCGRKPIEPKALPEELILVDLVWDRWKSGAILDVVDPRLNGEFNEHEAVLVLKLGLMCSNNAPNARPPMRQVARFLEGEVALPALVAAPNAYDGKNVNANKVRRELVDHKHSYPVSSNLEKVSTWSFDGDYGDTDIEAGSDSALPSSGGSECK; encoded by the coding sequence ATGAGCCTAAATGGTGCTGCTGTGATTGAAAAAAATGGCATACTTCGGTTAACAAACAACACTCAACACACAGTAGGTCATGCATTTTACTCATCTCCAGTCAAATTCAAGAACTCTAGTAATGGAAAAAGCTTCTCCTTCTCAACTGCCTTTGCTTTTACTATAGTTCCTGAGAATCCAAGAATAAGAGGTCATGGTTTTGCCTTCACGATATCCACCTCAAAAGAGCTCCCAGGCGCGCTTCCAAACCAGTATCTGGGTCTCCTCAACGCAACCGACAGTGGAAACTTCTCCAATCATCTCTTTGCAGTTGAGTTTGACACTGTTAAAGACTATGACTTGCATGATATAAATGATAACCATGTTGGCATTGATATCAATAGCGTGATATCAAACAAATCCGTTCCTGCTGCATCCTTTCTTGTTAATTCAACAACGAAAGATTTGAATCTTTGCAGTGGCAGGCCTATTCAAGCATGGGTTGATTACGATTCGATCAAGAATCTACTAGAAGTAAGGCTTTCATCTTTTTCTAAAAGACCGGTTTCTCCTATCCTATCCTGTAAGATAGATCTTTCTCCTCTTTTCAAAGATTATATGTATGTTGGGTTCTCTTCATCAACTGGCTTGCTCACAAGCACACACTATATCCTTGGATGGAGTTTCAGCATGAAAGGAGAGGCTAAATCTTtatctcttccttcccttccttCTCTTCCGGGGCATAAAATGAATCACACAGGATTGATTTTAGGTGTCTCAACTTTAGCTACTTTTCTCATAATCTTGATCGTGGCCACGACATTTTACCTTTCCAGGAAGATGAAAAAAGCAGATGTCACAGAGGCATGGGAGCTTGATATTGGCCCTCACAGATTCTCTTACCAAGAACTCAAGAAAGCAACGAAGAATTTTCGAGATGAAGAGTTGCTTGGATTTGGTGGATTTGGCAAAGTTTACAAAGGAACCCTGCCGAATTCCAATACTGAAATCGCAGTTAAGCGAATCTGTCACGAGTCTACACAAGGTTTGAAAGAGTTTTTGACTGAGATTGATAGCATCGGTCGGCTTCGTCATAGAAATTTGGTTCGGTTACTGGGATGGTGTCGGCAGCAAGGTGACTTACTACTTGTCTATGATTTCATGGCTAATGGGAGCTTGGACAAGTACTTATTTGATAATCCTAAAACAATTCTTAAATGGGAACAAAGGCTCAATATTATCCAAGGTGTGGCCTCAGGCCTTTTGTATTTACATGAAGAATGGGAACAGACTGTGATTCACAGAGACATAAAGGCTGGTAATGTGTTATTAGATTCTGAGTTAAATGGAAGACTTGGCGACTTTGGTCTTGCCAAGTTATATGATCGTAACTCTAACCCCATCACCACTAAAGTGGTGGGGACATTGGGTTACTTAGCACCTGAGCTAACAAGAACAGGCAAGCCCACTACAAGTTCAGATGTGTTTGCCTTTGGTGCTCTTTTGCTTGAAGTAGTTTGTGGAAGGAAACCTATTGAGCCTAAAGCATTGCCGGAGGAGCTCATTTTGGTGGATTTGGTATGGGATAGGTGGAAAAGTGGTGCAATTCTTGATGTAGTGGATCCAAGATTGAATGGTGAGTTTAACGAGCACGAGGCTGTTCTTGTGTTGAAACTGGGGCTAATGTGCTCTAACAATGCGCCGAATGCGAGGCCTCCAATGAGGCAGGTTGCGAGGTTTTTGGAAGGAGAAGTGGCATTGCCAGCGTTGGTTGCAGCCCCGAATGCATATGATGGGAAAAATGTTAATGCAAATAAGGTTAGGAGGGAGTTAGTGGATCATAAGCATTCATATCCAGTATCATCAAATTTGGAGAAGGTCAGTACATGGTCCTTCGATGGTGATTACGGGGATACTGATATTGAAGCTGGCTCAGATTCAGCTCTTCCATCTTCTGGTGGAAGTGAATGCAAATAG